In Romeriopsis navalis LEGE 11480, a genomic segment contains:
- a CDS encoding competence/damage-inducible protein A, giving the protein MTNVEVKVAEVISVGSELLLGDILNSNGQYLAQELAKLGIAHYYQTTVGDNPERLQQAIELAASRANLLIFTGGLGPTPDDLTTETIANTFQTALVERAEVWNDIQAKFAQRGRTLTDNNRKQALLPEGADILKNPVGTAPGMIWSPQPHLLILTFPGVPSEMKRMWQDIAVPLLKAQGWSADVIASRILRFWGVSESALAEKVSHLFEQANPTVAPYSNWGEVKLRISAKAPTTDAAMALIAPMEAEIRDIAGIDCFGADAQSLGTAVGALLQQRQETLAVAESCTGGGLGSYLTEIPGSSQYFHGGVIAYDNSVKQSLLDVSAADLAQLGAVSEAVAKQMAQGVRDRLGTTWGLSITGVAGPDGGTPDKPVGCVYIGVAGPVNVMAKRYQFGARGRDWVRRVSVCSALDQLRRACITTPFHLD; this is encoded by the coding sequence ATGACAAACGTCGAGGTAAAAGTTGCAGAAGTAATCAGTGTTGGGTCTGAGTTACTGCTGGGCGACATTCTGAATTCTAATGGCCAATATCTAGCGCAAGAGCTGGCAAAACTCGGAATTGCACACTACTACCAAACAACCGTCGGGGATAATCCCGAGCGGTTGCAGCAGGCGATCGAGCTAGCCGCTAGTCGGGCGAATTTGCTAATTTTTACGGGTGGTTTGGGCCCCACACCCGATGATTTGACGACCGAAACGATTGCGAATACTTTCCAGACGGCTTTGGTTGAACGGGCTGAAGTCTGGAACGATATTCAGGCGAAGTTTGCACAACGTGGTCGGACATTGACGGACAATAATCGTAAGCAAGCACTACTCCCCGAAGGGGCGGATATTCTAAAGAATCCCGTTGGTACGGCGCCTGGGATGATTTGGTCACCACAGCCACATTTACTGATTTTGACGTTTCCGGGTGTACCCAGCGAAATGAAACGTATGTGGCAGGATATCGCCGTGCCGCTGTTAAAAGCTCAAGGTTGGTCAGCGGATGTCATCGCCAGTCGGATTTTGCGATTCTGGGGGGTTTCGGAATCGGCCTTAGCAGAAAAGGTGAGTCATTTATTCGAACAGGCAAATCCGACGGTTGCCCCTTATTCAAATTGGGGTGAGGTCAAGCTACGGATTTCAGCAAAAGCGCCAACGACTGATGCGGCGATGGCACTCATTGCGCCAATGGAAGCGGAGATTCGTGATATCGCTGGGATTGACTGCTTTGGGGCGGATGCTCAGTCGCTCGGCACAGCGGTTGGTGCGTTACTGCAACAGCGTCAGGAAACCCTCGCGGTGGCTGAATCTTGCACTGGGGGTGGTCTGGGATCCTACTTGACGGAGATACCTGGGAGTTCGCAGTATTTTCATGGTGGGGTGATTGCTTACGATAACTCGGTCAAGCAGTCTTTGCTGGATGTGAGTGCAGCGGATTTGGCGCAGCTTGGAGCCGTAAGTGAAGCCGTCGCAAAACAAATGGCTCAAGGTGTCCGTGATCGCTTAGGGACAACCTGGGGGCTGAGTATTACGGGTGTTGCCGGTCCAGATGGTGGGACACCGGATAAGCCAGTAGGTTGCGTTTATATTGGTGTTGCGGGTCCTGTGAATGTGATGGCGAAGCGCTATCAATTTGGGGCTCGAGGGCGTGATTGGGTCCGTCGCGTGAGTGTTTGCTCCGCCTTGGATCAGTTGCGTCGAGCCTGCATCACAACGCCCTTCCATTTGGATTAG